Part of the Neisseria brasiliensis genome is shown below.
AGGATTACACAGAAAATTCGGTCGCGAATTGGGATAGATTGCACCACATATATGTGGATATAGTCGTCTAAAACCAATTATGCCAAACAAAAAGCCGTCTGAAACTTTTCAGACGGCCTTGATGAAGTTTATCGCGATTTCAAGCGATTAGGCTTCCATTTGCGCTGCTTGGATGGCAGTCAGCGCGATGGTGTACACGATGTCGTCAACCAATGCGCCGCGCGACAAGTCGTTTACCGGCTTGCGCAAACCTTGCAGCATTGGACCCACGCTCAATACGTTGGCATTGCGTTGAACGGCTTTGTAAGTACAGTTGCCGGTGTTCAAATCCGGGAACACCAACACAGTCGCCTGACCGGCAACCGCGCTGTTTGGTGCTTTAGATTTGGCCACGCTTGGTACGGTAGCGGCATCGTATTGCAATGGGCCGTCAATCGCCAAATCAGGGCGTTTTTGTTGCGCAATTTGGGTGGCTTGTGCCACGGCTTCTACGTCAGGGCCGGCGCCGGAAGTGCCGGTTGAGTAAGAAATCATCGCTACTTTCGGCTCGATACCGAAGGCTTTGGCTGAATCGGCAGACTGAATGGCGATGTCGGCCAATTGTTCAGGCGTTGGGTTCGGATTGACCGCGCAGTCGCCGTACACCAAAACTTGGTTTGGCAGCAACATGAAGAAAATGCTCGATACCAAGCTCGCGCCCGGTGCGGTTTTAATCAGTTGCAATGCCGGACGGATGGTGTTGGCGGTGGTGTGCACGGCGCCGGAAACCAAGCCGTCCACATCGTTTTGCGCCATCATCATGGTACCCAACACTACGGTATCTTGCAGCTGCTCACGCGCCTGCTCTTCGGTCAGACCTTTGCTCTTACGCAATTCGCACATCGGCGCAACGTATTGCTCAATCAAATCGGCAGGATCGATGATTTCCAAAGAATCCGGCAAGTTGATGTGGCGCTCTTTGGCCACAGCTTCCACTTCGGCACGCGGCGCCAGCAATACGCAGCGGGCAATGCCTTTTTCATGACAAATCGCCGCCGCTTGCACGGTACGCGGCTCGGCACCTTCCGGCAACACGATGCGTTTGTTGGCTTTATGGGCGGTGTCCATCATGTTCACGCGGAATTGTGATGGTGATAAGCGGTTGCGGCCGCGGTTGGCCAACTCGTTCACATCGCCCAATTGCTCGGTTGAACCAAAGAAAGTCAAACCGGTTTGCTCGGCAGCGGCTTTGCCCACGCCCGGTGCGGCATTGTCCAACACGAAACCGGCCAATACACCCGGCGCGGTGATGTAAGATTGCTTAGCCAGATTCAATTTTTGCACGATGTCGTCAACGTCGGTTTCGCACAATTCGTTTTCTTCGTCGCACGCGCCCACAGCAAACACCACCGCTGCATCCAACGACAAGGCCAATTCAAAGTTTTTGGTGGCCAAGAATACTTTATCCGCATTTGGACGAATGCCTTTAATGACCACGTTTTCCGCGTTCATTTCGCTGATTTTGCCCACCAGCGCGTCCAACCAGTCGTCGCTTTTACCTTGCGCCAACAGCTTTTCGCCAAAGCCGTTTTCATCTAATGCGCGCAGGGCTTGGGCATTCGGCAATGCAGCCGCCAAAGCCTGAGTGGTCGCCCAGCTGTCGATGCGGGCGGAAACGGGTACAACCAATACGTTTGACATGTTTGTTCCTTTTCGTGGGGATAAAAAAGATAAATTCGCGCCTATTTTAGCACTTCAGCGCAGCGGTTTACACCGATTACAACGGAATTTCAGGTTAAATCGACTTAACTTTGTTTGAAATCAGATAAAATTTTTAGCTTATAATGATATGAATAAACCAAGGCCGTCTGAAAGGGTAACACTTTCAGACGGCCTTGATGCTTATTTCGTTGCTTTCATCACCATCAATCGCCCATCGCCGCAAGTAACTCGGCTTGATGCTCGGCAATAAGTGCATTGGTCAATTCTTCCAAATCGCCATCCATGATGAAATCGAGTTTGTGAAGGGTGAGGTTGATGCGGTGGTCGGTGACGCGGCCTTGCGGGTAGTTGTAGGTGCGGATGCGTTCGCTACGGTCGCCGCTGCCGATTAAGCTCTTGCGCTCGGCAGCTTCTTTGGCTTGGGCTTCGCGCTTTTGGGCATCGTTCAAACGCGCCGCCAACACTTTCATCGCCTGCGCTTTATTGGCGTGTTGGCTACGGCCGTCTTGGCATTCAACCACCATGCCGGTCGGCAAGTGGGTAATGCGCACGGCGGAATCGGTTTTGTTGATGTGCTGACCGCCTGCGCCTGATGCGCGGAACGTATCGATGCGCAAATCAGCGGCGTTTAATTCGATGTCTTCCAACTCATCGGCTTCAGGCATCACGGCCACGGTACACGCCGATGTGTGGATGCGGCCTTGGCTTTCGGTGGCAGGAACACGCTGCACACGGTGGCCGCCGGATTCAAATTTCAGACGGCTGTATGCGCCCAAGCCGACAATACGGGCAATCACTTCTTTATAGCCGCCTAACTCGCTTTCGTTGGCCGACACGATTTCCACCTGCCAGCGGTTGCGCTCGGCGTAGCGGCTGTACATGCGCAATAAATCGCCGGCAAACAAAGCCGCTTCATCGCCACCGGTACCGGCGCGCACTTCGATGAAAATGTTTTTGTCGTCATCGGCATCTTTAGGCAGTAGCAGCTTTTGCAGCTCGACATCCAATTCTTCAATCAGCGCATTGGCCGCTTCGATTTCTTCGGCGGCAAATTCTTTCATATCCGGATCGGCCAACATTTCCTGCGCCTCCACCACATCGCTTTGCGCCTGCTGATATTTTTGGAACACTTCTACCACCGGCGTCAGCTCGGCGTGTTCGCGCGTGAGCTTGCGGTAGTTGTCCATATCATCAGTGGCTTCGGGCTGGCCGAGCAGATGGGTAACTTCTTCCAAACGTTCGCTAAGTTGTTGTAATTTTTCTAAAATAGACGGTTTCATATTTTTTCCAAGACAAAGGCCGTCTGAAACACGGGTTCAGACGGCATGAATGGGCATTATTATAAAGTGTTTTAACGTAAATTCAAAAAGATAATATACGCTGTGTCTGCAATTGCTGTACAAAAGTGCTGAGATTGTTTTGCACGGCTTGGTTTAAAGCCTGATTCTGCTCCAAGCTCTCGTGGTGGCTGAAGCCGACCTGAAACGCATTGCCTTCACTTTCGATTTCGGTGGTGAATTTATCGCGGCCACTTTGCATATCGGTCAGGCGGTAGCTCATTTTCGCCGTCGCCTTACTGCGCAAACCGGGCTCTACTTGTAATTTCAACACATCTACCGTCAGATTCATCGGCTTTTTCACCAACTTGCTGTTGAGCGCCAATGCATCGCCCAAGGCATTCTGCAACTCGCG
Proteins encoded:
- the pta gene encoding phosphate acetyltransferase, giving the protein MSNVLVVPVSARIDSWATTQALAAALPNAQALRALDENGFGEKLLAQGKSDDWLDALVGKISEMNAENVVIKGIRPNADKVFLATKNFELALSLDAAVVFAVGACDEENELCETDVDDIVQKLNLAKQSYITAPGVLAGFVLDNAAPGVGKAAAEQTGLTFFGSTEQLGDVNELANRGRNRLSPSQFRVNMMDTAHKANKRIVLPEGAEPRTVQAAAICHEKGIARCVLLAPRAEVEAVAKERHINLPDSLEIIDPADLIEQYVAPMCELRKSKGLTEEQAREQLQDTVVLGTMMMAQNDVDGLVSGAVHTTANTIRPALQLIKTAPGASLVSSIFFMLLPNQVLVYGDCAVNPNPTPEQLADIAIQSADSAKAFGIEPKVAMISYSTGTSGAGPDVEAVAQATQIAQQKRPDLAIDGPLQYDAATVPSVAKSKAPNSAVAGQATVLVFPDLNTGNCTYKAVQRNANVLSVGPMLQGLRKPVNDLSRGALVDDIVYTIALTAIQAAQMEA
- the prfA gene encoding peptide chain release factor 1, which encodes MKPSILEKLQQLSERLEEVTHLLGQPEATDDMDNYRKLTREHAELTPVVEVFQKYQQAQSDVVEAQEMLADPDMKEFAAEEIEAANALIEELDVELQKLLLPKDADDDKNIFIEVRAGTGGDEAALFAGDLLRMYSRYAERNRWQVEIVSANESELGGYKEVIARIVGLGAYSRLKFESGGHRVQRVPATESQGRIHTSACTVAVMPEADELEDIELNAADLRIDTFRASGAGGQHINKTDSAVRITHLPTGMVVECQDGRSQHANKAQAMKVLAARLNDAQKREAQAKEAAERKSLIGSGDRSERIRTYNYPQGRVTDHRINLTLHKLDFIMDGDLEELTNALIAEHQAELLAAMGD